The following proteins come from a genomic window of Sardina pilchardus chromosome 1, fSarPil1.1, whole genome shotgun sequence:
- the LOC134089551 gene encoding stonustoxin subunit beta-like — protein sequence MIGCDLQTSEEKLLSGLRNPNYKLQKLRLAGCKLTEEFGEVLASTVQHMVSLTELDLSDNHVSITGIQLLNAGLSRLNSHLQILRLAGCNLTEESCEALASAVQHMVSLTELDLSDNYLNITGIHLSSALKGDINCKLQTLRHARGELRKYACELTLDPNTAHRRLSLSEGNRKVTRVDQQQPYPDHPERFDSFSQVLCREGLTGRCYWEFESSGGWVFIAVAYKSTPRTQRSGIDSEFGFNGKSWRLDCSGNSYSVWHNSKQTDIRAPSSRSSRVGVYLDWPAGTLSFYSVSSNTLTHLHTFHSTFTEPLYPGFYVISSVFLCQIT from the exons acttgctggttgtaaacTGACAGAGGAGTTTGGTGAAGTTTTAGCCTCTACTGTGCAGCACATGGTCTCCCTgacagaactggacctgagtgacaacCACGTGAGCATCACTGGAATTCAGCTTCTGAATGCTGGGCTAAGTCGCCTCAACAGTCATCTGCAGATACTAAG ACTAGCTGGTTGTAATCTGACAGAGGAATCCTGTGAGGCTTTagcctctgctgtgcagcacatggtctccctgacagaactggacctgagtgacaattACTTAAACATCACTGGAATTCATCTTTCGAGTGCACTGAAAGGTGACATCAACTGTAAGCTGCAGACATTGAG ACATGCCCGTGGAGAACTGAGAAAAT atgcctgtgagctcacactggacccaaacacagcacacagacgtctctctctctctgaggggaacagaaaggtgacacgtGTGGATCagcagcagccgtatcctgaccacccagagagatttgactcctTCTCTCAGGTGCTGTGCAGAGAGggtctgactggacgctgctactgggagttTGAGTCGAGTGGTGGTTGGGTTTTtatagcagtggcctataagaGCACCCCGAGGACACAGAGGAGTGGGATTGACAGTGAGTTTGGATTTAATGGCAAGTCCTGGAGACTGGACTGCTCTGGTAACAGTTACTCTGTCTGGCACAATAGTAAGCAGACTGACATAcgtgccccctcctcccgctccagcagagtaggagtgtacctggactggccagcaggcactctgtccttctacagcgtctcctctaacacactcacccacctgcacacgttccactccacattcactgagcccctctatcctgggttttaTGTTATCTCCTCAGTGttcctgtgccagatcacatga